In Acidianus brierleyi, one genomic interval encodes:
- a CDS encoding SDR family NAD(P)-dependent oxidoreductase, which yields MEISLKGKTCLITGGTHGIGLTTAKLFSELGAKVVALGRNIEESKSIHFVKVDLTSRDQLLSFIEWYKKEIGKVDCLINNASVNSRYSILNVTLEEWDKMIALELTAPMLLSKMASEIMIKNGVKGKIINVAAIQAHYPLPESLPYVTVKGGLISMTRSLAVDLGKYGIQVITVVPGPIYTKGDEVPENLDKNAATLLGRMGRPQEVANLLAFLVSDYNTFITGSEIFIDGGRIISRKPDPEEISSGAV from the coding sequence ATGGAAATATCTCTTAAAGGTAAGACATGTTTAATTACAGGAGGTACACATGGAATAGGATTAACTACTGCAAAGTTATTTTCTGAATTAGGTGCAAAAGTAGTAGCTTTAGGAAGGAATATAGAGGAAAGCAAAAGTATCCATTTTGTTAAAGTAGATCTAACTTCAAGAGATCAGCTTCTATCCTTTATAGAATGGTATAAAAAGGAAATAGGAAAAGTCGATTGCCTAATAAACAACGCTTCGGTAAATTCTAGGTACTCAATATTGAACGTTACGTTAGAGGAATGGGATAAAATGATAGCTTTAGAACTTACAGCACCCATGTTACTTTCGAAAATGGCATCTGAAATCATGATAAAAAATGGCGTTAAAGGTAAAATAATAAACGTTGCTGCAATACAAGCTCATTATCCATTACCTGAATCTTTACCTTATGTTACAGTTAAAGGAGGTCTTATATCGATGACAAGAAGCCTTGCAGTAGATTTAGGTAAATACGGAATTCAAGTGATTACTGTAGTACCTGGGCCGATATATACTAAAGGAGACGAAGTTCCAGAAAATTTAGATAAAAATGCAGCAACACTTCTTGGAAGAATGGGTAGACCACAAGAAGTTGCTAATTTGCTAGCGTTTTTAGTTTCAGATTATAATACATTTATAACTGGAAGCGAGAT
- a CDS encoding sugar porter family MFS transporter gives MIVPYEEVVKRLDSDKVRGLHILATIIGALGGFLFGYDTGIIGSALVYVTPLFHLTSGEVAILTAGTSLLAGIGALAAGPITDKYGRKSLLVADGAMYAVFALLSAIATTSFLLILWRSLVGFAIGADTAIATAYIAEFSPKKWRGRLAITQQLMIFSGITAAFWAGYILSFSANWRLMLGLGVIPAVILVALRAFLPESPRWLLLNGMEEKAKNVLRKFGVNIAEDEQIATPSKELSFKEIFSSRPIKTAIILVGLWLIFQQITGVNVILYYGPTIYKYLGLTGSRAILNTAISESLGAVEYGISFYLIDKWGRRRLGILGYGGLAGSLAIMLIGLRAFTSGIVFAGVALVFTAMTLFLLFFHVGVGGVGWVLQGETIPTEVRGRGAGILAALDWFGNFVIIFIFPYWKATFGVYSFFGLELILSIMALIIVYLFLPETKGVSLEDMSKVFEKGLTIQRQYVKENIKPEIRSKMDYENKN, from the coding sequence ATGATAGTTCCATATGAAGAGGTAGTAAAAAGACTGGATAGTGATAAAGTTAGAGGATTGCATATTTTAGCAACTATAATAGGAGCACTAGGAGGATTCCTATTCGGATATGATACTGGAATAATAGGAAGTGCGTTAGTATACGTAACTCCACTTTTTCATCTAACTTCAGGGGAAGTTGCAATATTAACAGCAGGAACGTCACTGTTAGCCGGAATAGGCGCACTGGCAGCAGGACCTATAACGGACAAATACGGAAGAAAATCCTTACTCGTCGCTGACGGTGCAATGTATGCAGTTTTTGCTCTGCTTTCTGCAATAGCTACAACGTCATTTCTTCTCATCCTATGGAGAAGTTTGGTAGGTTTCGCTATAGGCGCAGATACTGCAATAGCAACAGCGTATATTGCCGAATTTTCACCTAAGAAATGGAGAGGAAGACTAGCAATAACTCAACAATTAATGATATTTTCTGGGATAACAGCAGCATTCTGGGCAGGATACATACTTTCTTTTTCAGCTAATTGGAGACTTATGCTTGGCCTTGGAGTAATTCCAGCAGTAATCTTAGTAGCTTTAAGAGCATTCTTGCCTGAAAGTCCTAGATGGCTATTACTTAACGGAATGGAAGAAAAAGCAAAGAACGTTCTAAGAAAATTCGGAGTTAATATAGCAGAGGACGAACAAATAGCTACTCCTTCCAAGGAATTATCATTTAAAGAAATATTTAGTAGTAGACCCATTAAAACCGCTATAATCTTAGTTGGTTTATGGCTAATATTTCAGCAGATAACAGGAGTTAATGTAATATTATATTATGGTCCTACTATATACAAATATCTAGGATTAACTGGATCTAGAGCTATACTCAACACTGCGATTTCAGAATCTTTGGGGGCCGTAGAATATGGAATTTCGTTTTATCTTATAGACAAATGGGGAAGAAGAAGGCTAGGAATTCTAGGATATGGAGGATTAGCTGGATCTTTAGCTATTATGCTAATAGGTCTTAGAGCTTTTACATCTGGCATAGTATTTGCAGGAGTAGCTCTAGTTTTCACAGCTATGACATTATTTCTGCTATTCTTCCATGTAGGTGTAGGTGGAGTAGGATGGGTTTTGCAAGGTGAGACAATACCAACAGAAGTAAGAGGAAGGGGAGCTGGAATATTAGCAGCATTAGACTGGTTCGGAAATTTTGTAATAATATTTATTTTCCCGTACTGGAAAGCAACATTCGGAGTCTACTCATTTTTCGGATTAGAACTTATATTATCTATAATGGCACTTATAATAGTATATCTATTCTTACCAGAGACTAAGGGAGTGTCATTAGAAGATATGTCAAAGGTGTTTGAAAAAGGATTAACTATACAAAGACAGTACGTTAAGGAAAATATTAAACCTGAAATAAGATCGAAAATGGACTATGAAAATAAAAATTAA